A DNA window from Actinomadura coerulea contains the following coding sequences:
- a CDS encoding TIGR03086 family metal-binding protein, whose amino-acid sequence MSHLSNAAEAMAAVARTITDDQLANKTPCTEYDVRALVNHLLFWGPSLAGGGRKESVPQPAGTESEVDLAAGDWRGHLLALLDDITSSWAPPSAWEGETSMGTPHTLPAPVLGDMIVGELAMHGWDLAVATGQRLELPADLLAHLHDTVFANVEQGREMGMYGPQVAVPADAPALDRILGLTGRDPAWT is encoded by the coding sequence ATGTCACATCTGTCCAATGCTGCCGAGGCCATGGCCGCAGTCGCCCGCACCATCACCGACGACCAACTCGCCAACAAGACTCCGTGCACGGAGTACGACGTGCGGGCACTGGTCAACCACCTTCTGTTCTGGGGCCCGTCGCTCGCCGGCGGCGGCCGCAAGGAGTCCGTTCCGCAGCCGGCGGGCACCGAGTCCGAGGTGGACTTGGCGGCCGGCGACTGGCGCGGCCACCTGCTCGCCCTGCTGGACGACATCACGTCGTCGTGGGCGCCGCCGAGCGCCTGGGAGGGCGAGACGAGCATGGGCACACCGCATACGCTGCCCGCGCCCGTCCTGGGCGACATGATCGTCGGCGAGCTGGCCATGCACGGCTGGGACCTGGCGGTCGCGACCGGGCAGCGGCTGGAACTGCCCGCCGACCTGCTGGCGCACCTGCACGACACGGTGTTCGCCAACGTGGAGCAGGGGCGGGAGATGGGCATGTACGGACCGCAGGTCGCGGTGCCGGCCGACGCCCCCGCCTTGGACCGCATCCTCGGCCTGACCGGCCGTGATCCCGCCTGGACGTAG
- a CDS encoding STAS domain-containing protein: MRTAPLPHLPVEHGRGCTVVRFPAQIDLADAPGICDRLLRLLNTGVPALVLDLTGTRFCGASGVNVIVRTHLRAKALTTPLVLAVPETGSVRRVFEITEVSELVPTASDLAAACELACTRRTAGSLSAAQESS; encoded by the coding sequence ATGCGAACGGCTCCCCTTCCCCATCTTCCGGTCGAGCACGGACGCGGATGTACTGTAGTTCGGTTCCCGGCGCAGATTGATCTGGCAGACGCCCCTGGGATTTGCGATCGGTTGCTGCGGCTGCTGAACACCGGGGTTCCAGCATTGGTTCTCGATCTCACCGGCACCCGGTTCTGCGGCGCCAGCGGGGTCAATGTCATCGTCCGCACCCATCTACGAGCCAAGGCCCTGACCACGCCGCTCGTATTGGCCGTCCCCGAGACCGGCTCGGTCCGCAGAGTCTTCGAGATCACCGAGGTCTCCGAGCTGGTCCCCACGGCCAGCGACCTCGCCGCCGCCTGCGAGTTGGCGTGCACTCGCAGGACTGCCGGTTCTCTGTCCGCGGCACAGGAGTCATCG
- a CDS encoding ArsR/SmtB family transcription factor, which produces MGEPVTSQPMPAEGPVGGAATTPAGEGCEGTPAASLGAGAHEFLKALASEQRQQMLELFAGGMELSVGAVAERLGVGQSNASQQLALLRRGGLLTSRRDGKQVLYRIDSAAIDRSLTELREYLRTCCPPAD; this is translated from the coding sequence ATGGGCGAGCCGGTGACCAGCCAGCCGATGCCGGCGGAAGGTCCGGTCGGCGGCGCGGCCACGACGCCGGCCGGCGAAGGATGCGAGGGAACGCCCGCTGCTTCGCTCGGCGCCGGAGCACACGAGTTCCTCAAGGCGCTGGCCAGCGAGCAGCGGCAGCAGATGCTCGAACTGTTCGCCGGCGGCATGGAACTCAGCGTCGGCGCCGTCGCCGAGCGCCTGGGCGTCGGCCAGTCAAACGCCTCGCAGCAACTCGCGCTGCTGCGCCGGGGCGGCCTCCTCACCTCGCGCAGGGACGGCAAGCAGGTCCTCTACCGCATCGACTCCGCCGCGATCGACCGGTCGCTCACCGAACTGCGCGAGTACCTGCGCACCTGCTGCCCGCCCGCAGACTGA
- a CDS encoding ArsR/SmtB family transcription factor, whose amino-acid sequence MRLLADPLRARIVSLLAAEALCNCHLVEETGARQSNISNHLRVLREAGLVDTEPCGRFTYYRLRPEALEQLAAELGELAAAAREVQTHQRKRPCT is encoded by the coding sequence TTGAGGTTGCTGGCCGATCCGCTGCGTGCCCGGATCGTGTCGCTGCTGGCCGCGGAGGCGCTGTGCAACTGCCACCTCGTGGAGGAGACCGGCGCCAGGCAGTCCAATATCTCCAACCACCTGCGGGTGCTGCGCGAAGCCGGGCTGGTGGACACCGAGCCGTGCGGGCGTTTCACCTACTACCGGCTGCGCCCTGAGGCGCTGGAGCAACTGGCCGCCGAACTCGGCGAGTTGGCCGCCGCCGCCCGCGAGGTTCAGACCCACCAGCGGAAGAGGCCCTGCACGTGA
- a CDS encoding GAF and ANTAR domain-containing protein, which translates to MTDYVSDVLGYRLRVGMAAAGDRQGESTSRAERLDELSIALEEFHELLDNDEGLDAALNRLVAMVQRTIGDASVVSVTVVADGRVFTAAATDEAVIAIDRDQYAAGDGPCLRAAAERRTIRVTLPEARDRWPNFARAAEVAGMHAYLSAPLVLDRGEGGDSDVVGALNLYGREHTAFDALDEALITLFAAAASTAIVTARRYLHFRDLAEQMKTALISRAEIDQAKGVLMAAHGLTAEQAFEVLRRQSQDTNTKLRDVARALLASLSAAAEPRDSSRLGG; encoded by the coding sequence GTGACCGACTATGTGAGCGACGTGCTCGGGTACCGGCTGAGGGTAGGGATGGCGGCTGCGGGTGATCGGCAAGGCGAGTCGACCTCTCGAGCCGAACGGCTCGATGAGCTCTCGATCGCGCTGGAGGAGTTTCATGAGCTGCTCGACAATGACGAGGGGCTCGATGCCGCGCTGAACCGCCTGGTCGCCATGGTGCAGCGGACGATCGGCGACGCATCGGTGGTCAGCGTCACCGTGGTGGCCGACGGCCGGGTCTTCACCGCGGCGGCCACCGACGAGGCGGTCATCGCCATCGACCGGGACCAGTACGCTGCGGGCGATGGCCCGTGCCTGCGAGCGGCGGCCGAACGCCGGACGATTCGCGTCACCTTGCCGGAGGCACGCGACAGGTGGCCAAACTTCGCCCGCGCCGCGGAGGTGGCGGGAATGCACGCGTACCTGTCCGCGCCGTTGGTTCTCGACCGTGGAGAGGGCGGTGACAGCGACGTCGTCGGGGCGCTGAACCTGTACGGACGTGAACACACGGCCTTCGACGCGCTGGACGAAGCACTGATCACCTTGTTCGCCGCCGCCGCCTCCACCGCGATCGTCACCGCGCGCCGCTATCTGCATTTCCGGGACCTGGCCGAGCAGATGAAGACCGCACTGATATCGCGGGCTGAGATCGATCAGGCCAAGGGGGTGCTCATGGCCGCCCACGGCTTGACCGCCGAGCAGGCGTTCGAGGTGCTTCGACGCCAGTCGCAGGACACCAACACCAAGTTGCGCGATGTCGCCCGTGCGTTGCTGGCTTCCTTGTCGGCCGCCGCCGAACCGAGGGATTCCTCCAGGCTCGGTGGCTGA
- a CDS encoding GAF and ANTAR domain-containing protein, producing the protein MDQPLEGRHRRRLWHAIAERADVPGQDGWAQAVCVACVETLDRLDGAIVALRGDVRAQQVLGASDSWAAQLAETQYTVGEGPGVEAYVTGGPVLAPDLSGEDERWPGFVRSATAVGVAAMFAFPMQVGAIRLGTLELVRRHTGRLSTREVGEAILLAELATIGLLEEAGEAERAGREFAPRPVTSFRDVNVATGMLAAQLRISLDDAFIRLRAHAFGQGRSVLAVARDVLDRRIQLEELAE; encoded by the coding sequence GTGGACCAGCCGTTGGAGGGACGGCACCGGAGGCGACTGTGGCATGCGATCGCTGAGCGCGCCGACGTGCCGGGCCAAGACGGCTGGGCACAGGCGGTGTGCGTGGCGTGCGTGGAGACACTGGACCGGTTGGACGGGGCGATCGTGGCGTTGCGGGGAGACGTCCGGGCGCAGCAGGTGCTCGGAGCCAGTGACTCGTGGGCGGCTCAACTGGCCGAAACGCAGTACACCGTAGGTGAGGGACCGGGTGTGGAGGCTTACGTTACCGGGGGCCCGGTACTGGCCCCGGATCTGAGCGGCGAGGACGAGCGGTGGCCGGGGTTCGTCAGGTCAGCGACGGCGGTGGGCGTGGCGGCGATGTTCGCGTTCCCGATGCAGGTCGGGGCGATCCGGCTGGGCACGTTGGAACTGGTCCGCCGCCACACGGGGAGATTGTCGACCCGGGAGGTCGGCGAGGCGATCCTCCTCGCGGAACTGGCGACCATCGGGTTGCTGGAAGAGGCAGGCGAGGCCGAACGGGCGGGTCGAGAATTCGCACCCCGCCCAGTGACGTCCTTCCGGGACGTCAACGTGGCCACCGGAATGCTCGCCGCGCAACTGCGAATCAGTCTGGACGACGCATTCATCCGGTTGCGGGCACACGCCTTCGGCCAGGGCCGCTCGGTACTGGCGGTGGCCCGCGATGTGCTGGATCGGCGTATCCAGCTTGAGGAGTTGGCCGAATGA
- a CDS encoding DUF6597 domain-containing transcriptional factor → MERDVRELRGAWARYQRHTFHSPSPALAPWVERYWEARWDYAEPYRQKIVPYPNVHLSFGGGRADVNGVCSGYQIKVLEGRDHVFGVAFRPGGFRLFLGASVSTITDRVVPATEVFGPDLPTTLDVPTVEAFLLEHLPDDDPRVRQAVASVELIAKDKALTRVEHLAGELGLSMRGLQRLFAEYVGIGPKWVIRRYRLHEVTARMAAGGAIDWAALAADLGYVDQGHFIRDFKSMFGEQPTWYAQRY, encoded by the coding sequence GTGGAGCGGGACGTTCGTGAGCTGCGCGGTGCGTGGGCCAGGTATCAGCGCCACACGTTTCACAGCCCGTCGCCGGCGCTCGCGCCATGGGTGGAGCGGTACTGGGAGGCTCGCTGGGACTACGCCGAGCCCTACCGGCAGAAGATCGTGCCGTACCCGAACGTGCATCTGTCGTTCGGCGGCGGCCGCGCGGACGTCAACGGCGTGTGCAGCGGCTACCAGATCAAGGTCCTCGAGGGCCGCGATCATGTCTTCGGCGTCGCGTTCCGGCCGGGCGGCTTCCGCCTGTTCCTCGGTGCCTCCGTCTCGACGATCACCGACCGCGTCGTCCCGGCGACCGAGGTGTTCGGCCCGGACCTGCCCACGACGCTCGACGTGCCGACCGTGGAAGCCTTCCTGCTGGAACACCTGCCGGACGATGACCCCCGGGTGCGCCAGGCGGTGGCTTCGGTCGAGCTGATCGCCAAGGACAAGGCCCTGACCAGGGTCGAACACCTCGCCGGCGAGCTGGGGCTGAGCATGCGAGGATTGCAACGGCTGTTCGCGGAGTACGTCGGCATCGGGCCCAAGTGGGTGATCCGCCGCTACCGCCTGCACGAGGTGACCGCACGCATGGCCGCCGGTGGGGCGATCGACTGGGCCGCGCTGGCGGCCGACCTCGGCTATGTCGACCAGGGCCACTTCATCCGCGACTTCAAGAGCATGTTCGGCGAGCAACCGACCTGGTATGCCCAGCGGTATTAG
- a CDS encoding arsenate reductase ArsC: MSDQSLSGKPSVLFVCVHNAGRSQMAAAYLTSLAGDEIEVRSAGSAPADQVNPSVVEVMAEEGIDISAEIPKVLTTEAVQASDVVITMGCGDTCPVFPGKRYLDWALDDPAGQGVDAVRPIRDEIRRRIANLLSELRPEA, encoded by the coding sequence ATGTCTGATCAGTCTCTCTCCGGAAAGCCCAGCGTCCTGTTCGTCTGCGTGCACAACGCCGGTCGCTCCCAGATGGCCGCCGCCTACCTCACCAGCCTGGCCGGCGATGAGATCGAAGTCCGCTCGGCAGGGTCCGCGCCCGCCGACCAGGTCAACCCCTCGGTGGTGGAGGTGATGGCCGAGGAGGGCATCGACATCTCCGCCGAGATCCCCAAGGTGCTGACCACGGAAGCCGTCCAGGCGTCCGACGTGGTGATCACCATGGGGTGCGGGGACACCTGCCCCGTCTTCCCTGGCAAGCGCTACCTGGACTGGGCCCTCGACGACCCCGCCGGGCAGGGTGTCGACGCCGTACGACCGATCCGCGACGAGATCCGCAGGCGCATCGCGAACCTTCTCAGCGAGCTGCGGCCGGAGGCGTGA
- the arsB gene encoding ACR3 family arsenite efflux transporter, whose product MARPAEAGVVAGLSALDRFLPVWIIAAMALGLGLGRAVPGLDGALAEVEVGGISLPIALGLLVMMYPVLAKVRYDRLDTVTGDRRLMLASLLLNWVVGPVVMFALAWILLPDLPEYRTGLIIVGLARCIAMVIIWNDLACGDREAAAVLVALNSVFQVVAFGALGWFYLQVLPGWLGLATDEADFPVGRIVVNVLVFLGVPLAAGFLTRRFGERARGREWYEERFLSRIGPVALYGLLFTIVILFALQGDTITNQPADVARIALPLLAYFALMWGGSFALGRALRLSYPRTATLAFTAAGNNFELAIAVAIGTFGVASGQALSGVVGPLIEVPVLVGLVYVSLWLRRR is encoded by the coding sequence ATCGCCCGTCCCGCGGAGGCGGGGGTGGTGGCCGGGCTGTCGGCGCTCGACCGTTTCCTGCCGGTGTGGATCATCGCGGCCATGGCACTCGGCCTCGGGCTCGGGCGCGCCGTCCCTGGACTGGACGGCGCGCTGGCGGAGGTCGAGGTCGGCGGGATCTCGCTGCCGATCGCGCTCGGCCTGCTGGTGATGATGTATCCGGTGCTGGCGAAGGTCCGCTACGACCGGTTGGACACGGTCACCGGGGACCGCCGGCTGATGCTCGCCTCGCTGCTGCTGAACTGGGTGGTCGGCCCGGTGGTGATGTTCGCGCTGGCGTGGATTCTCCTGCCCGACCTGCCCGAGTACCGCACGGGGCTGATCATCGTCGGCCTCGCCCGGTGCATCGCCATGGTCATCATCTGGAACGACCTGGCCTGCGGCGACCGGGAGGCCGCCGCCGTCCTGGTCGCCCTCAACTCCGTCTTCCAGGTCGTCGCGTTCGGTGCGCTCGGCTGGTTCTACCTCCAGGTGCTGCCCGGTTGGCTGGGGCTGGCGACCGACGAGGCGGACTTCCCGGTCGGCAGGATCGTGGTGAACGTGCTGGTGTTCCTGGGCGTCCCGCTGGCCGCCGGGTTCCTCACCCGCCGCTTCGGTGAGCGCGCCCGCGGCCGCGAGTGGTACGAGGAGCGGTTCCTGTCTCGGATCGGTCCCGTCGCGCTGTACGGGCTGTTGTTCACGATCGTCATCCTGTTCGCCCTGCAGGGCGACACCATCACCAACCAGCCCGCCGACGTCGCCCGCATCGCACTCCCGCTGCTGGCCTACTTCGCGTTGATGTGGGGTGGGTCCTTCGCCCTCGGCCGCGCTCTCCGGCTGTCCTATCCGCGTACCGCGACGCTGGCGTTCACCGCCGCCGGGAACAACTTCGAGCTGGCCATCGCGGTCGCGATCGGAACCTTCGGCGTCGCCTCCGGTCAGGCGCTGTCGGGCGTGGTCGGCCCACTGATCGAGGTTCCCGTCCTGGTGGGGCTGGTGTACGTGTCGCTGTGGCTGCGCCGCCGCTGA
- a CDS encoding STAS domain-containing protein has product MTGSTSAAMTTGYAGRTRFTAVRRSHVAAGATALPRGRSGVAILALRGDLDMASAPAVGEHLLAALPPGPRLLILDLSEVSFCDAAGLTMLIGVQRRAAGLGVILHLSAPRPQVAKLLRITGLDRGLNNPPCPTGH; this is encoded by the coding sequence ATGACCGGCAGCACGTCCGCCGCCATGACCACCGGGTACGCCGGCCGCACCAGGTTCACAGCAGTCCGCCGCTCCCATGTGGCCGCCGGGGCCACTGCGCTTCCCCGGGGACGATCGGGCGTCGCCATTCTCGCCCTGCGGGGCGATCTCGACATGGCGTCCGCCCCCGCAGTGGGCGAACACCTGCTCGCCGCACTGCCCCCGGGCCCGCGGCTGCTGATCCTCGACCTGAGCGAGGTGTCCTTCTGCGACGCGGCCGGGCTGACCATGCTGATCGGCGTCCAGCGCCGTGCCGCCGGACTCGGCGTCATCCTGCACCTGTCGGCCCCCCGCCCGCAGGTCGCCAAGCTGCTGCGCATCACCGGCCTGGACCGCGGCCTCAACAACCCCCCATGCCCCACTGGTCACTGA
- a CDS encoding GAF domain-containing protein yields MTDPLLREIPDLRPPHLADALAEITSQLTGGPDSATVLRLVTDAGTGMLGAAATGVMLVDPRGGVEVVAASDRPARFVELLQTQTEQGPCLDCIATGAIVTAQDLESERARWPAFVPAAVEMGYRAVAAVPLRLDGQAMGGLNLLYGEPTSWPVWHLRLAQVVSDLAVLGLVQEHGDRRADRLAERTMTVLNDLVHLDHAVGMVAGTLDLDPDAARSAIMSYARRLQRPLLDVARAVTQGDLNPADLTADRPG; encoded by the coding sequence ATGACCGATCCCCTGCTCAGAGAAATACCGGATCTCCGTCCACCGCATCTGGCCGACGCTCTAGCCGAGATCACCTCGCAGCTGACCGGTGGCCCCGACAGCGCCACGGTGCTGCGGTTGGTCACCGACGCCGGAACCGGGATGCTGGGCGCGGCGGCGACAGGGGTGATGCTGGTCGATCCACGCGGAGGTGTGGAGGTGGTGGCCGCCTCCGACCGGCCCGCCCGGTTCGTCGAGCTACTGCAAACCCAGACCGAGCAGGGGCCCTGCCTGGACTGCATCGCCACCGGCGCGATCGTGACCGCCCAGGATCTGGAGTCCGAGCGGGCGCGGTGGCCGGCTTTCGTCCCGGCGGCGGTAGAGATGGGCTACCGGGCGGTTGCCGCTGTCCCCCTGCGGCTGGACGGGCAGGCCATGGGAGGACTCAACCTGCTTTACGGTGAGCCGACCAGCTGGCCGGTATGGCACTTGCGGCTGGCGCAAGTCGTGTCCGACCTGGCCGTACTCGGCCTCGTGCAGGAACATGGCGATCGGCGTGCGGACCGGCTCGCCGAGCGCACCATGACGGTGCTCAACGACCTTGTGCATCTCGACCACGCCGTCGGGATGGTCGCCGGCACGCTGGATCTCGATCCCGATGCGGCCCGCAGCGCGATCATGTCCTATGCCCGGCGCCTCCAACGGCCGCTGCTCGACGTGGCGCGGGCAGTGACCCAGGGCGACCTGAACCCGGCCGACCTGACCGCCGACCGGCCCGGTTAG
- a CDS encoding flavin-containing monooxygenase, translating into MPTTAPLVIIGGGQAGLATAHTARSLGLAPIVLEAAEQTAGSWPHYYDSLTLFSPARRSALPGTAFPGDPDGYPARDEVVAYLTDYAARLDADIRTGHRVTEVVAAPDGSRGGFEVVTAGGEVFAAPLVIAATGGFSRPHRPDLPGLDGFPGTVLHSCDYRRPGPFRGRRVVIVGGGNSAVQIAIELAGVADVTLATRHPLRFMAQRLLGVDMHIWLRRTGLDTAGWARPLLTGGKGTPVMDTGTYRDAIAAGNPDRRPMFTRLEGDQVVWSDGTREHVDVVLLATGYRPGVDHLTGLGALDEDGQPRHRGGVSLTRPGLGYVGLEWQRSFASATLRGVAADARHVLTRLRKEMRTAGRAWTPSR; encoded by the coding sequence ATGCCCACCACCGCACCGCTCGTCATCATCGGCGGTGGCCAGGCCGGTCTGGCCACCGCCCACACCGCTCGTTCCCTCGGTCTGGCGCCCATCGTCCTGGAGGCGGCCGAGCAGACGGCCGGGTCCTGGCCGCACTACTACGACAGCCTCACCCTGTTCTCCCCGGCCCGGCGCAGCGCTCTGCCCGGGACGGCGTTCCCCGGTGACCCGGACGGCTATCCCGCGCGGGACGAGGTCGTGGCCTACCTGACCGACTACGCCGCCCGCCTGGACGCCGACATCCGCACCGGTCACCGGGTCACAGAGGTCGTGGCCGCGCCGGACGGTTCGCGAGGCGGGTTCGAGGTGGTCACGGCGGGCGGCGAGGTCTTCGCCGCACCGCTGGTGATCGCCGCGACGGGCGGGTTCAGCCGCCCCCATCGCCCGGATCTGCCGGGCCTGGACGGCTTCCCCGGCACGGTGCTGCACTCGTGCGACTACCGGCGCCCCGGTCCGTTCAGGGGCCGGCGAGTGGTGATCGTGGGCGGAGGCAACTCGGCGGTGCAGATCGCGATCGAGCTCGCCGGGGTCGCCGACGTCACGCTGGCCACCCGGCACCCTCTCCGCTTCATGGCGCAGCGCCTTCTGGGCGTCGACATGCACATCTGGTTGCGGCGCACCGGGCTGGACACCGCGGGCTGGGCGCGCCCGCTGCTGACCGGCGGCAAGGGCACGCCGGTGATGGACACCGGCACCTACCGGGACGCCATTGCCGCCGGCAACCCCGACCGCCGTCCGATGTTCACCCGCCTGGAGGGAGACCAGGTCGTGTGGAGCGACGGCACCCGCGAACACGTCGACGTGGTGTTGCTGGCCACCGGGTACCGACCGGGCGTGGACCATCTCACCGGGTTGGGCGCGCTGGACGAGGACGGGCAGCCGCGCCATCGCGGCGGTGTCTCGCTCACCCGTCCAGGGCTGGGGTACGTGGGGCTGGAATGGCAGCGCTCTTTCGCCTCGGCGACCTTGCGCGGGGTCGCCGCCGATGCCCGGCACGTCCTCACTCGGCTGCGCAAGGAGATGCGCACGGCCGGCCGTGCATGGACGCCGTCCAGATGA